The stretch of DNA TGCATTTTGCTCGAAAATGTTGATTAGATGACAGCGATTCAGCTAAAAATCGCAAATACTATCGTGATATGtgataaatgtcttcaaaaagcGCTGAAACGAGGTGGCCGCGAATGTGGTTCAATGTATAGCCAATAAAGTTTTTGCAGAATTATGTTTGGCGCTAGTAAAACATATCAACCCGGGATGTCGGTAGAAGATGCGAGATGTCGTTCTGTTTTATCTAGAAAGCTATGAAACGTTATGGACTATATGTTTATAAAGTGCAGAAGGCACCAAACTGGAATGAGGAGTAAAATGTTACCGCCACAACCCGTATCCGCTTAACAGATGGTACTGCATCGTGATGGATCGTGGCGAAACCTAAGTCAAGACCGACTTCCATCAATTTTTTGGACAGGAATATTACGTCGTCAAGTCTAAATTTAACGTTACGGAGCATATTCGAACAAATACAATGTCGGAATTTGCGGGGCAACTTCTGATCTGGCGATTCGCGGAAGTGGAGAAGTTTGCGTTCCTCACATTAGTTCTAGAACTAGAATGCCTTTGGATACATCTCTTGCTATTTTTGAAGAAGCGCAAAGGTTCAACTTTGATTTGGACTGATCTAGCGTTCACCCACTATGCTCGAAACGTGTCAAACTAGTACGACGCCAAAAATATGCATTTTGTGTCAAAAAAGATAAATGATTATCGAAACATTTCGAGTTATCATGGAGACAGTACTTCGCGAGTATCTATAAATTATTGGAAACGTGTTGGAGTTGAAGAAAACTTGAATGAGTTCTCTTTTGTTGTATGAAATTCGATGGGTGGGGTGAACAGAAGTGACTCACCAGAAGCTGCGTAAGTTTCGTTGGGAGGTTCTCATGCATCAAACCCATAGTACCTGCTATTCCACTTTCTCATGTCTATGGCGAATTATTCTACTCATACGAGACTCGactgtttcaaattttttttgccgGTGGGAACAAGATTTTTTACGAGAGAATCATAATGGAGCACAATTCAAAAAGGCAATGcgttatgaattatttttttgcaaacCAATGTTTATGGGCttttaagtttttgcatgataaACAATTTCCGATCAGTGCTCGCTTTTTCAGAAATAACCCAAGAGATGGATTGATATAGCACGATCATAATATCCTTAGGCGAGGTGAGGTATATGAAAACTTATACGTTTTACGATGTTTCTATAACTAATCAGCATTAATATTATGTTTTGATAACGATAAAACACGGCTCAGTTGGATGAAATTCAATCATTTCTTTTTATCATATGTCACGAAGTTTCAAATACGTGTATTAGTTATTCATTAGTTCGAAAATCAATATGGGTAAGGTGCGAACATGGGTGACCCATCAATCCCAGCCAATACATTCAAGGCAGCCAATACAGCCATATCATCGCGAGTTCGCCTTGTAGCAGATCCCAAATGGGAGACGATAACTGAAATACAATTCGGGAATCGTATCTATGAGCGCAGAGCAAAGAGTGAATATAGTACGCATTATTACCTGAATTGGGAAGCTTCAATAGTTCACTGTCCGCTGGAAGTGGTTCCGGAGTCATTACGTCAAGTCCTGCGGCAAAAATTGTACCATCCTTTAGGGCAGCCACTAACGCTTCCTGATCTACAATCTCTCCTCGGGCAACATTAATGAGGACCGCAGTCCGCTTCATCTCCCTTAGTGTGGTCGCGTTTATCATATGACGAGTGCTGTTGTTCAATGGAACAGATAGAAATACATAGTCACTTCCCTTTAAGAGCTCTGTTTGAGGTACAAATTTTGCTCCAAGTTTATCTCCTTCAGGCTTGGGTTTGCGACCGCTGTATAATATCCTCCTTACATCAAAACCCTTCAATCGTTTAGCAATAGTCTGACCGATCTGACCGAGTCCAATTATTCCAATAGTTTTTGCTTTGATATCCTGTCCCAGCATCCATTGCGGACCACCGGCCCAttctgaattttcaattttcagtcTCCCCTCGTGGAAACGTCTACCGGCGGCGATCATCAAGCCAATTGCTTCGTCAGCTACGGCATCACTTAATACTGAAGGTGTATATCCAAGTGGGAAATTTCGTCGTTTAAACTCGGCAATATCCACATAATCCATACCCGCTGACATAGTCGAGATTGATTTTAGTGTAGGCATCCCGAGGTCTAGAACCTCACCATTCAGTGCGTAATGGCCAACCCACAGGATTCCGTCTACGCCAGGGATGAGCTTCAGGATTTCATCTCTAGTTGCGGGGACACTTTCCGGGAATATTAAGTCGCACCTAGATAGATTGGAGAGATGAATATCATGATAGATGTTGGCTATTGTAATAACCATTCTCACTTCTCTCTCAAGATTTTCAAACCTTCCTCAGGAGTTTCCTTATTTGTGACAAGAATTTTGCGACGCCAGTCTGTGTCGGATGCCATAATGAGGCTGGAAATAACAAAATGATATTAGAAAACTCACAATCAATGTTCAATGATCGAACAATTGTTCTGAAGACAGTTGATTAATGCTTCGAGTGTTTTATATTAATAAATGATATTCTATATTTGAGTATGGGATTTTTAACAACAGATAAAACAATTAAATTATCTATAAATCTGTAAATTATTGTTAGTATTCCAGGAAAATGATTGATTTGTCGGTTTTCGGCTAATTCAAATCGGTATGATTCACGTCATATCAtacaatttatgaaaatttccaaGTGATTTCGCTTAGAGTCTTTAAAAAATTCTAATACTGTAAAAACTGATCAATTATCCTCatattcaatgatttttttttgctaaaatagggtatttttttatttcaatgttgATAAGTGATAATTACCTGATTTCGAATAATATTAATAAAGGTATCAGCTTCATTTGTGTAGAACTGTTGGTGACCTTTTGTCCTTCTTGTTATTTCTATTGGGAAAGGTGTGTATGAAATTAGAGGAGCCTATTAGCCTAGATCGTAATTAAAAACTAGTTTAATAATCCATCATCGCAGTTCATTTTGGCAATTCCAGAAATTCACATGATTAAACAGCCCTGCAATGTCCTTTTGCATTATTGTCGTTATTAATTGGAAGTATATTACTTCTATTTCGAGATAATTTACAACATACTTTAGAAAAGCATGAATATCTAAATAGCAGCAAAAGATTTTCCAGGAAAGCTAAAAAAGATGATGTTGGTCACCCAAAGTCAATATTCTATGGTAGTGATGATTTATATATTTGATCACTTCACTGTTCTTAACACCACCGGAGACGATCGAGAAACACTTGTGTACAGCGTgcgaaaaaatttcaaactggaATATTATCATCTTGTGTCGCGCTTATTTGCACATGCTGTGCGAAGTATGTGTACAAGTATATGCTTCAGTTGAACCGGACAGGTATGATCTACTCTAACTGCTCTCGCGTTGTTGGACTTATTCTTGTGTTGGTATTACCATATGACTAGATTAAAGTTATAATACGTTCTCAAATCATCAGGAAACTATTAAACTAAGCATCGATCGACACAATTTCACCAATGTATGCCTAAACTCTCTTATCAATTTAGTGAGTTTGATTCATACCGTAAAGCTTGCTTacgatcgttttttttttcgtgaaaattaGCCCAATGATCGGACTGAAAATATATACAAGTAGAACTGTTCTTgacttaaaataaaaattttgcgcCATCTGAGTGTACAACACATGAAACGCCAACCATAAATTACAAGTAATGGAAAAAAAGAAATCATAAACAACTTCAACTCTTCATGTCCACGCAGTGTAATCGCATTACTCATATTCGTATTGATATTTCCATCTACAGTATAACATAAATAGATAGTCCCGGCAAGATTATgcaaatcaatcaaattaacaTATCAGATAACCGCAGAGCAAAAATATTGAGCTCCACAGTTTCAGTTTTGCGCCTGTTTTTATAGCATACAAAGTTATTATAGGACACAAAGCTGCAGAAGCTTCACGTCAAGTATTAATGTTCGTTGTCAATGCGTTACATTTTGCGTGTTCGCCGTTCAGACTTCTACCTTCAAGCAGTAGGTGTGTTCAAACCGCTTAAGCCGCAATTCCATCTACTCGACTTGATACATGCTACGAGTAAATGGTTGTTgcttattttttatataattcttttatttttacaggctcagttacataagttttaaagagccgaattcttaactttGGATGCAAATTAAACaatgaaattaaacaaaatatctattTACCTCTACTAgcatatgtgaacagtcgttcaaattggcgatttgtcgaagatatcaggtcgaataaaataaatttcaagggaaattccttaaatacgcTGCACGAAAAATTACATCCGAATGGTTCCCAAGagaacaatttttgtttttgtttataattttcatcattTGAATAGGGTGGTCAAGAAGTATTAATTGGTTTTTAGTTATATTATTGAAATTTAAGCACTGGTTCATTTTAGCACCCCTGTTCATTATACCTGACTCTCTCCTATCATATCCATTGTTCTTGACCATTACTTGTAGCATGTATCAAATCGAATAGTTGGAATTCCGCCTTTACTCTTGCAATCGGTGACAAACCCGCTTGGAATTTGGTGCAAAGACGATATCAGAAAAATCCAAGTAAAGATATTggttttgaattattgaaaatttttctaaggggtggaacgatcaaaatttggttAATTTACGTTTAACGTATTTCTTTTTAGTGTGCTTTTAGAAAAAACCTGACCAATGCGTATGTGTGTTCGTGTGTAGAATGCTTCTTCTTTATCGAATCTGACTTCTCAGCTCTTAAAATGGCGACTAAGCAAGAGGAGCaacgtttgattttttttttcctgcagCGACTTCATCGCATCAGAACGTCAGTTCGCTATGAACTGTTTTTCGCTTCCACTTTCCGCGTTTTCTCCAAGTTCCACTTGACGATGGCCCACTATTTCTCTATAGGCTCTCAAGTGTCGGGATGCGGCTAAGGGTATGTCTATTACTGGACATGCCAGAATTCATTACGTTAGTCACCTTGATTCATTCAAGATTTCGCTCCATTTAGCAGTTTCCAAATATGTCTTTTTCGCTTTCTCTCTTTCCACGTTTTGTCGCTAAAAATAAATGGTTGGAGTTTGCTTACTTTTCGTTCCGTAAGAATTAATCGACCAAAAATTTTCTAATAAGTATCGTTTGAAAATGTGATGAAATTTTgataactccgcctgcgaatgacggatctctatagtagcatgtccgaaaaagaacctgaaactattgagagcCAGAGCAGAGGCTCCAAGAGTGGTTTTGACTCGTCCGAGGCTCATACCAtaacggcatctttactgattcagaatctctcGGATTCTCTTTCATAAGGAATTTTAGATAGTGGTAAGTTCATAATACAACATCAATATCTGATCAATTACATATCACTACGAATATGATGATGAGAGTACGGTCAAAAACAATCGTATCAAGCTGCAAGGGTGCTACATGAAGCGCCCTCACAAATCGAAGAGAACACTCTGTGGTATGCTTTTCAACATTACAGCATGATTAATCTTAACATCTTCTGAACAGAGTAATGAAATGATGTGATTGCCATGTTACGAACCTCGTGAaccaaaaaattaacaaattgaaGGGGGTTGATATGAAACTGTTATTGAATTAATTAATTGTTAATGAATCAAAATTAATCGGAAATGCTAGAAAATTGCTATGCTCTACAATTTTCCACGACCTCGTTTAATAGAGGTAGATTGTACAACCTTGTTAAATTTATCCACTTTATACAATTTTCAAGTTCCTGTTATTAATTAGTGCCAACGAAATGATGCGTgttgaatatattttatttttcgtacaatcgaaattaattttaaaatctTCACACTCAGCACAATAAATTTATGTCTcctataaaaaaattgaaaccaatATCTTTTACGATGAAAATCCATGCAGTTTGAAGAAAAGTCTGATTTCTCGTCTAGGAAAATTTTCCACAGAGGAAGAACTATAGAATACGCTTTTGGTCAGACACGTTTTAATTAGCCCCTTCAAGCTTCACTGGCCTCTTCGGAGTGACACTGACTTCTTCAGAGACTCGGCTTCGAATGTCTGATTATGAAAA from Toxorhynchites rutilus septentrionalis strain SRP chromosome 3, ASM2978413v1, whole genome shotgun sequence encodes:
- the LOC129778747 gene encoding glyoxylate reductase/hydroxypyruvate reductase-like isoform X1; translated protein: MKLIPLLILFEISLIMASDTDWRRKILVTNKETPEEGLKILREKCDLIFPESVPATRDEILKLIPGVDGILWVGHYALNGEVLDLGMPTLKSISTMSAGMDYVDIAEFKRRNFPLGYTPSVLSDAVADEAIGLMIAAGRRFHEGRLKIENSEWAGGPQWMLGQDIKAKTIGIIGLGQIGQTIAKRLKGFDVRRILYSGRKPKPEGDKLGAKFVPQTELLKGSDYVFLSVPLNNSTRHMINATTLREMKRTAVLINVARGEIVDQEALVAALKDGTIFAAGLDVMTPEPLPADSELLKLPNSVIVSHLGSATRRTRDDMAVLAALNVLAGIDGSPMFAPYPY
- the LOC129778747 gene encoding glyoxylate reductase/hydroxypyruvate reductase-like isoform X2, with product MKLIPLLILFEISLIMASDTDWRRKILVTNKETPEEGLKILREKCDLIFPESVPATRDEILKLIPGVDGILWVGHYALNGEVLDLGMPTLKSISTMSAVLSDAVADEAIGLMIAAGRRFHEGRLKIENSEWAGGPQWMLGQDIKAKTIGIIGLGQIGQTIAKRLKGFDVRRILYSGRKPKPEGDKLGAKFVPQTELLKGSDYVFLSVPLNNSTRHMINATTLREMKRTAVLINVARGEIVDQEALVAALKDGTIFAAGLDVMTPEPLPADSELLKLPNSVIVSHLGSATRRTRDDMAVLAALNVLAGIDGSPMFAPYPY